From Demequina capsici, one genomic window encodes:
- a CDS encoding helix-turn-helix transcriptional regulator, protein MATRTSSVAPLPVRRALTQMGEDLATWRRLRHLTVAEVADRAGVGTSTVIRLERGEGASLANTLAVARALGVLDLIAGSVDPYETDLGRARADETLPRRVRRKAAP, encoded by the coding sequence ATGGCGACAAGAACCTCGAGCGTGGCTCCGTTGCCGGTACGGCGCGCTCTGACTCAGATGGGCGAGGACCTCGCGACCTGGCGCAGGCTCCGCCACTTGACGGTCGCCGAGGTCGCGGACCGGGCGGGCGTCGGCACCTCCACGGTCATTCGACTTGAACGGGGCGAGGGTGCGTCGTTGGCGAACACGCTCGCGGTGGCGCGTGCGCTCGGTGTGCTCGACCTCATCGCAGGGTCCGTGGACCCGTATGAGACGGATCTTGGCCGAGCACGGGCCGATGAGACCCTTCCCCGCCGCGTGCGTCGGAAGGCGGCACCATGA
- a CDS encoding type II toxin-antitoxin system HipA family toxin: protein MTDPIEVWTDEGTPTRVGSLYAHRRRGTESASFSYDGTYLAQPAACAWGPQLPLSAAPHHTPAGQKLFGAFADGAPDRWGRTLLVRQEARLAREERRQPRSLGETDFLLGVRDDLRQGSLRYRLDDGPFLATDVDGVPLLTDLPALLNLAHQAERDAVTLPDLNRLVLAGGSLGGARPKAHVIQADGRLAIAKFPSADRDTWDVMAWERVASLLASTAGIDVPDSALLEVAGRSVLVTSRFDRVGTGMDARRVGYVSAMTMLEADDGDVASYLDIAAVVEEISDRASADLEQLWRRLLFSVAIGNTDDHLRNHGFLHQAGRDVWRLSPAFDMNPDPTPGPKHHATSIDGSDSPATVASAMAVARDFRLRADEAERIGGEVLSAVGRWRESARSVGLSARAIEAMAPAFDALET, encoded by the coding sequence ATGACCGATCCGATCGAGGTATGGACGGACGAGGGGACGCCGACGCGCGTCGGATCGCTCTACGCTCACCGTCGCCGCGGCACGGAGAGCGCCTCCTTCTCCTATGACGGCACCTATCTCGCGCAACCTGCCGCGTGTGCGTGGGGGCCACAGCTGCCGCTCTCGGCCGCACCACATCACACGCCCGCCGGTCAGAAGCTCTTCGGCGCGTTCGCAGATGGGGCACCCGACCGTTGGGGCCGCACGCTGCTGGTCCGCCAAGAGGCTCGGCTCGCCCGCGAGGAGCGGCGTCAGCCGCGTTCGCTCGGCGAGACGGATTTCCTATTGGGCGTGCGGGACGACCTGCGCCAGGGCTCCCTCAGGTATCGACTCGACGACGGCCCCTTCCTCGCCACCGACGTCGACGGCGTGCCGCTGCTCACCGATCTGCCCGCGCTGCTCAACCTCGCCCACCAGGCTGAACGCGACGCCGTGACTCTGCCAGACCTCAATCGCCTCGTGCTCGCGGGCGGCTCCCTGGGCGGCGCACGCCCCAAAGCGCATGTGATCCAAGCCGACGGGCGGCTCGCGATCGCGAAGTTCCCCTCAGCCGATCGCGACACGTGGGACGTGATGGCGTGGGAACGTGTGGCCTCGCTCCTCGCCTCCACAGCAGGCATCGACGTGCCGGACTCGGCACTGCTGGAGGTCGCTGGCCGCAGCGTCCTCGTGACGTCGCGATTCGACCGGGTGGGCACCGGGATGGACGCACGACGCGTGGGCTACGTGTCCGCGATGACGATGCTGGAGGCGGACGACGGCGACGTCGCCTCGTATCTGGATATCGCAGCCGTCGTCGAAGAGATCTCGGACCGGGCCTCCGCCGATCTGGAGCAGCTGTGGCGGAGGCTGCTGTTCTCGGTGGCGATCGGCAACACCGACGATCACCTGCGCAACCATGGCTTCCTGCACCAGGCTGGTCGCGACGTGTGGCGGCTCAGCCCTGCGTTCGACATGAACCCCGACCCAACACCAGGCCCGAAGCATCACGCCACCTCCATCGACGGGTCGGACTCCCCCGCGACCGTCGCGTCGGCGATGGCGGTGGCACGAGACTTCCGGCTGCGGGCCGACGAGGCAGAACGGATCGGCGGCGAGGTGCTGAGCGCTGTGGGACGGTGGCGTGAGAGTGCGCGCTCGGTGGGGCTTTCCGCGCGGGCGATCGAGGCGATGGCGCCAGCGTTCGACGCGTTGGAGACCTGA